The stretch of DNA CTACTGATTAGCTCTTCTCAGGTATAAGACCAGAGCAAGAGGGAAAAAGATAATATTCGGAAACCACATCGCTAACCCCGGCGACATACTTTTATTCTCGGAAACCACCTTCAGGGCTTCGAATGAAAACACAAAGATAAAAGCCAGTGAAATACCGATAGCAAGGTTAATCCCAAGCCCTCCTCTTTTCTTTTGAGACGAAAGTGACAGTGCTAAAAACGTTAGAATGACAATAGAAATCGGCATTGACGTTCTTTTATAGAGTTCATTCAAATGCGTATTCAGGTTACTATTTCCTTTTTCCTTTTCTCTTTGAATAAACTTCAAGAGTTCAGGAGTTGTTTTATTTTGTCCTAAAAGTTCGTTAGGGAAAAGCTCCTCAGGAGCATGTCCATAACTTTTCCTCAGCTCAGATCCATCAGCAAGCTTCTCGGAATCATCTTTATTAACCGTTTTTTCAGTGTAATTATTCAGAACAAACTGTTTTTTATCTTTATCCCAGAATACATCAGATGCTTTTAATTCATAAAGCATTTTTCTGTTTTTATCGAATTTCTGAAAGATAAAACCCGATCCTCTTTTTTCCCTTTTGTTCCAGGAATTGATAAAAATATACTCAGTTCTGCTAATCTGTGCTGTAACTGGGCCTGTCCCTAATACCTTCTCCTTATTCGCCGCACTATAGGTGTATGCTTCAAGCTCATTTTTTTTAATATTGGCCCATGGTAATACAAAATGATTGATCACAAGAGAAATCAAAGCAATAAACAAAGAAGTAAGTAGATAAGGTCTTGCAAAACGATGAAAACTAGCACCACTGCTGATTACAGCAACGATTTCTGTATTATTTGCCATTCTGGAGGTAAAGTAAATTACCGAAATAAAGACCAGAATAGACAAAAATGTCATGATCAGGTTGATAATCCAGAAAGGATAAAAGTGAACCAGAAAGTAAGTAAGGTTGAGTTTAGCATCAATAGCCGTGGCATTTTCAATTCTCGGTATTTTCTGCTGGACATCAATAACCAATACAACTATAGACAACAATATGAGCATGAAACTAAAAGTTCCAAGATATTTTTTAATGATGTAGCGGTCTATAATTGTAAACATTACTTTCTTTTTATAGTCTTTGTCTAAGAACAGGAATTACAGATTTTTTCCATTCGTAAAAATCTCCTGCTATAATATGCTCTCTTGCTACTTTCACCAAATCCAGGTAAAAAGCCAAGTTATGAATTGAAGCAATTTGTTTGGCTAAATATTCTCTGGCAACAAATAAATGACGAACATATGCTTTCGAATATTCTCTATCAACAAAACTTGTCCCAAACTCGTCTAAAGGTGAAAAATCCCGCTTCCATTTTTCATTTTTCAGATTCATAACCCCTTGCCAGGTAAATAGCATTGCATTTCTCGCATTTCTTGTAGGCATTACGCAATCCATCATATCAATTCCCAAACCAATAGATTCCAAAATATTCCATGGAGTACCAACTCCCATTAAATATCTTGGCTTATCTTTAGGAAGAATATCTGTTACTTCATCGGTAATTCTGTACATTTCTTCTTCAGGCTCTCCTACTGAAAGTCCTCCGATCGCATTTCCTTCAGCTCCGGCTTCTGAAATCACCTCAGCAGAAATTTTTCTTAAATCTGAATAGGTAGATCCCTGCACAATAGGAAACAACCTCTGTTTATGCCCATACAGCTCTGGATTTTGCTCAGTCCAGTCAATACATCTTTTCAACCAACGGTGTGTCAGCTCCATTGATAATTTGGCCTGATTGTATTCGCATGGGTATGGAGTACATTCGTCAAAAGCCATAAAGATATCAGCTCCAATCTGTCGTTGAATCTCCATTGATTTTTC from Chryseobacterium piperi encodes:
- the tgt gene encoding tRNA guanosine(34) transglycosylase Tgt, giving the protein MKFFNIEKTSEGKARAGELTTDHGKIQTPIFMPVGTVASVKTVHQRELKEDIKAQIILGNTYHLYLRPGMDVMQEAGGLHKFMNWDLPILTDSGGFQVFSLSGSRKMSEEGVKFKSHIDGSYHLFTPEKSMEIQRQIGADIFMAFDECTPYPCEYNQAKLSMELTHRWLKRCIDWTEQNPELYGHKQRLFPIVQGSTYSDLRKISAEVISEAGAEGNAIGGLSVGEPEEEMYRITDEVTDILPKDKPRYLMGVGTPWNILESIGLGIDMMDCVMPTRNARNAMLFTWQGVMNLKNEKWKRDFSPLDEFGTSFVDREYSKAYVRHLFVAREYLAKQIASIHNLAFYLDLVKVAREHIIAGDFYEWKKSVIPVLRQRL
- a CDS encoding LptF/LptG family permease, which encodes MFTIIDRYIIKKYLGTFSFMLILLSIVVLVIDVQQKIPRIENATAIDAKLNLTYFLVHFYPFWIINLIMTFLSILVFISVIYFTSRMANNTEIVAVISSGASFHRFARPYLLTSLFIALISLVINHFVLPWANIKKNELEAYTYSAANKEKVLGTGPVTAQISRTEYIFINSWNKREKRGSGFIFQKFDKNRKMLYELKASDVFWDKDKKQFVLNNYTEKTVNKDDSEKLADGSELRKSYGHAPEELFPNELLGQNKTTPELLKFIQREKEKGNSNLNTHLNELYKRTSMPISIVILTFLALSLSSQKKRGGLGINLAIGISLAFIFVFSFEALKVVSENKSMSPGLAMWFPNIIFFPLALVLYLRRANQ